The Campylobacter hyointestinalis subsp. hyointestinalis nucleotide sequence TAAAGAACATCCTGCTATAAGCAAACCAAATGAGGCGATCAAAATTAAATTACGCATTTTCCTCTCCTTTAGTAGCTATTTTACCACGTTTTTTATCTAGCCACAAATTAAAACTTTCTAGTATATAGAAAAAGAGCGGTACAAAGAAAATAGCTATCGTAGATGCTGCTATCATACCGCCGATAACTCCAGTACCTAGCGCGTGACGTGACGCAGCTCCAGCTCCAGTAGCTAACGCCATAGGTAAAACTCCAAGAGTAAAAGCAAGAGAAGTCATGATGATAGGTCTAAATCTCATCCTAGCAGCATTTATAGCGGCTTCTTTTATAGTTTTTCCTGCTAAGTGCTCTTGCATAGCAAATTCCACTATCAATATGGCGTTTTTAGCCGCTAGTCCGATGAGAAGTAAAAGTCCTATTTGAAAATACACGTCGTTGCTAAGTCCTCTTCCCCATGTAAAAAGAAGTGAACCAAATACGGAAAAAGGAACAGCAGTTACAACCGCTAAAGGCATAAGCCATCTTTCATACTGAGCTGCAAGTATCAAAAATACGAATATCATACCAAATACAAATGCTTGAGCTCCTTTACCAGTTGACGCTACTTCTTGATACGCCGATCCAGACCAGCCTATATCGTACTCAGATCCTAGCTCTTCAGTGATAACTTGTCTTATGGCTTCTATGGCTTCTCCAGAAGTATAACCTGGCTTTGGCTCGCCCATAATCTTTGCTGCTGGGAATCCGTTGAATCTATCTACATTGTCTGGTCCAAGACTTCTTGTGAGTTTTACTAATGAATCAAGCGGAACCATTTTGCCTTCGCTTGATCTCACATATAATGACCTAAAGTCCTCAGGAGAGTCTCTGTACTCTTCATAGGCTCTGATATTTACTTTATATGTTTTACCAAGTATATTAAAGTCATTGACATAATACTGTCCTATAGTCGCGTTTATAGTATCAAATATATCAGAAAACGCGATCCCCATCATCTTAATTTTTTCTTTATTTAGAGTAAGTTTATACTCAGGGAAATTCGTATCAAGAGTGGTTCTTACTTGAGTTAGAGCTGGGTGGGCGTTTGCTTTTGCAACTACTTTTTGCATATCGGCTTCTATCTCGTTGTAATTTTTACCGGTTGTATTTTGTGCGAATAGCTCAAAACCTCCTGTGATAGATAGACCCATTATAGGCGGTGGAGTTGTAGCAAAAGTCATAGACTCTCTATCTGCTGGGTAAAGTTGTCCTGTGAGTTGTCCTGCTATGGTAGCAGCCGCATTTTGTACTCCTAGTCTTTCATTCCACGGTTTTAGCGTGATAAACATAATGCCAGCATTTTCTCTAAGAGTTCCTGCTAGCATATCATATCCTGCAAGTCCGGTAACGTTTTTAACGTTTGGATTTTTTGCTACTATTTCACGTATAAACTCTGTATCTTCTAGAGTTCTAGTAAGAGTGGAAGCCGGTGGTAAATTTGTTATAGCAAGAATAGAGCCCTTATCTTCGGCTGGAACCAAACCGCCTGGAATGACTTTAAATAACTCTATCATCATAAATATTATAATTCCAACACATATAAGACTTATGATAACATGTCTGAGTATCTTTGCTACACCTGCTGTAAATATTCTCGTAGAAAAGTCGAAGAATTCATTAAATTTACGCACAAACCAAAATGGTGGATTCTCTTTTTTACGAAGTATGATAGCACACAAAGCAGGCGTAAGAGTTAATGCAACAAGTCCTGATATACAAACAGATACGACTAGAGTTAGCGCAAACTGCCTTTGTATGACGCCTACAAATCCTTCCATAAATGCAACAGGAATAAAAACCGCTGATAAAACAAGAACGATAGAAATGACGGGAGCTACTATCTCGCTCATAGCTTTTATAGTTGCTTCTTTTACGGTGAGTTCTGGTTCTTCATGCAGTGTCCGCTCTACGTTTTCTATAACGATGATAGCGTCATCGACGACTATTCCTATAGCTAGTATGAGTGCAAATAGCGTAATCAAATTTATCGAAAATCCCATAGCGTAGATTCCGCCAAACGCTCCTAAAATAGATACTGGCACTGCTAACATAGGTATGAAAGTCGCCCTTAAATTTCCTAAGAACATATACATAACGATAATAACAAGCACCATCGCTTCTATAAATGTTTTTATAACTTCTTCTATGGATACTTTAACGAACTCAGTAGTATCATAAGCTACTTGATAAGTCATCTCTCCTGGAAAATTTGGCTTTAGCTCATCTACCTTTTCTTTTATAGCTTTTGCAGTATCTAGTGCGTTTGCACCACTTTGTAAAAATAGTAGTACAGGAACCATATTTCCGCCGTTAAATTTACCTGTAAACGTATAACTTTGAGCTCCAAGCTCGATATTTGCTACATCTTTAAGCCTTAGTATATTACCTTTTGAATTTGCGGTAATGATTATATCTTCAAACTCTTTTATGGTTTTTAGTCTGCCTTCTGGTTTTATAGCATAGACATAAGGATTTCCGGCACTTGTAGGTTGCTCTCCTATTTTACCGGTTGCGTATTGAGAGTTTTGCTCTTGTATTGCTTTTATAACATCTGATGTTGTAAGCTTGTGTTTTTTAAGAAGATCTGGTTTTATCCAAACTCTCATAGAATACTCTTTAGAGCCTATAACTACAGCATCTCCTACGCCTGGGACACGTTTTAAAGCATCTGCTATATTTATGGTTATATAGTTGCTAAGCTCGGTATCGCTCATCTTGCCACTTGGATCATAAAAAGCCAAAACCTCAAGTATAGAACTACTTCTTTCATCTACTTTTACGCCGACTCTTCTAACCTCTTCTGGGAGTTTTGAAAGAACTGGATTTACTCTGTTATTAACATTTACACTGGCTGTTTGCGGGTCTGTACCGATCTCAAAATACACATTTAAGCTCATAGTTCCTGATGAACTAGACGTACTTTGCATATATATCATATCATCTACGCCATTTATAGCTTCTTCTAGTGGCGCTGCTACTGTGTCTGCTATGGTTTGAGCATCGGCACCATTATAGGTGGCTTGAACGACTATTTGAGGCGGAGTGAGTTGCGGATACTCTTCAACCGCTGAACTTTTTAGTCCTATGTAGCCGGCAATTACGATTATAATTGATATAACGCAAGCAAATACTGGGCGGTTGATGAAAAATTTGGAAAACATTATTTACCGCCTTTATCCATTGGAACTGGTTTGACTGGCTGTCCTACTTTTATCTTTTTAAAGTTATCTACTATGAGTTGATCGCCTTGTTTCAAACCGCTTGAGATAATCGCACTTGTGGCATCTTGAGATATGATCTTGATAGGATTTTTAGCGACTTTTCCGTCTTGAACTGTATAAACAAATGGATTTACAAGATCTTGTAATATAGCGACTTGCGGAATTTTAAAGCCGTTTTTTTGGTAAAATCCATAAACATTAA carries:
- a CDS encoding efflux RND transporter permease subunit produces the protein MFSKFFINRPVFACVISIIIVIAGYIGLKSSAVEEYPQLTPPQIVVQATYNGADAQTIADTVAAPLEEAINGVDDMIYMQSTSSSSGTMSLNVYFEIGTDPQTASVNVNNRVNPVLSKLPEEVRRVGVKVDERSSSILEVLAFYDPSGKMSDTELSNYITINIADALKRVPGVGDAVVIGSKEYSMRVWIKPDLLKKHKLTTSDVIKAIQEQNSQYATGKIGEQPTSAGNPYVYAIKPEGRLKTIKEFEDIIITANSKGNILRLKDVANIELGAQSYTFTGKFNGGNMVPVLLFLQSGANALDTAKAIKEKVDELKPNFPGEMTYQVAYDTTEFVKVSIEEVIKTFIEAMVLVIIVMYMFLGNLRATFIPMLAVPVSILGAFGGIYAMGFSINLITLFALILAIGIVVDDAIIVIENVERTLHEEPELTVKEATIKAMSEIVAPVISIVLVLSAVFIPVAFMEGFVGVIQRQFALTLVVSVCISGLVALTLTPALCAIILRKKENPPFWFVRKFNEFFDFSTRIFTAGVAKILRHVIISLICVGIIIFMMIELFKVIPGGLVPAEDKGSILAITNLPPASTLTRTLEDTEFIREIVAKNPNVKNVTGLAGYDMLAGTLRENAGIMFITLKPWNERLGVQNAAATIAGQLTGQLYPADRESMTFATTPPPIMGLSITGGFELFAQNTTGKNYNEIEADMQKVVAKANAHPALTQVRTTLDTNFPEYKLTLNKEKIKMMGIAFSDIFDTINATIGQYYVNDFNILGKTYKVNIRAYEEYRDSPEDFRSLYVRSSEGKMVPLDSLVKLTRSLGPDNVDRFNGFPAAKIMGEPKPGYTSGEAIEAIRQVITEELGSEYDIGWSGSAYQEVASTGKGAQAFVFGMIFVFLILAAQYERWLMPLAVVTAVPFSVFGSLLFTWGRGLSNDVYFQIGLLLLIGLAAKNAILIVEFAMQEHLAGKTIKEAAINAARMRFRPIIMTSLAFTLGVLPMALATGAGAASRHALGTGVIGGMIAASTIAIFFVPLFFYILESFNLWLDKKRGKIATKGEENA